A genomic window from Candidatus Nitrosoglobus terrae includes:
- a CDS encoding DUF2490 domain-containing protein, whose protein sequence is MMKTHLFPALILASLVVSTSALAETPTDSMFGTWTSLTLTGKVNDKWNWFIEDQARTRDDAHVIDPNAGFSPRLSQNLFWVSFGYKATAHTSWWFGYSQFWNKNLNGTHSMDARPYQDFLWTDHIFGKSGFVGTMRTRTQEVFDVSTTGADIGNLGMQVRQLGGISHPIPGTGGRLAVYLSDEVWFNLNKTAVTGRSGFNQNWAMGGLIVKATDELSFTLGYLGQYVRSETPGGHSLFTQNFLFDIHYNFQ, encoded by the coding sequence ATGATGAAAACACATCTCTTTCCTGCCCTAATACTTGCTTCATTGGTGGTCAGCACTTCAGCTTTGGCAGAGACTCCCACGGATAGTATGTTTGGTACTTGGACCAGTCTTACGCTAACTGGAAAAGTTAATGATAAATGGAACTGGTTTATCGAAGATCAGGCCCGAACCCGAGATGACGCACACGTTATTGATCCAAATGCTGGTTTTTCACCCCGACTCTCCCAGAATCTTTTCTGGGTATCTTTTGGTTATAAAGCAACTGCCCATACCAGCTGGTGGTTTGGATATAGCCAATTTTGGAACAAAAATTTAAACGGCACCCATAGCATGGATGCCCGTCCTTACCAAGATTTCCTCTGGACGGATCATATTTTTGGTAAGAGCGGTTTTGTGGGTACAATGCGTACCCGGACACAGGAAGTGTTCGATGTGTCTACTACCGGTGCCGATATAGGAAACCTAGGGATGCAAGTTCGGCAATTGGGCGGTATTAGCCACCCTATTCCGGGTACGGGTGGGCGATTAGCTGTCTATCTATCTGACGAAGTCTGGTTTAATCTTAATAAAACCGCAGTCACCGGTAGATCCGGCTTTAACCAAAATTGGGCAATGGGGGGATTGATAGTCAAAGCCACAGATGAGCTTAGTTTTACCTTAGGTTATTTAGGCCAATATGTTCGCTCAGAAACCCCTGGTGGCCATTCTTTGTTTACCCAAAATTTTCTATTTGATATCCATTATAATTTTCAGTAA